The Caproicibacterium lactatifermentans genome contains a region encoding:
- a CDS encoding uracil-DNA glycosylase has translation MYQDWQQLEEACRGCERCALGKTRTNLVFGEGNPQAKVLFIGEGPGEQEDLQGKPFVGRSGQLLDKYLDAIDLDRHKNIYIANIIKCRPPKNRDPLPEEQEQCIGWLREQTRLLRPKIIVCLGRIAAMRIMDPKIKITRQHGQWIQKGGIWMMATLHPAALLRDPRKKEDAFSDFLGLRDKIKELGLSLEL, from the coding sequence ATGTATCAAGACTGGCAACAGCTGGAGGAGGCCTGCCGCGGCTGTGAACGCTGCGCGCTGGGCAAAACGCGTACCAATTTGGTCTTTGGGGAAGGAAATCCGCAGGCAAAGGTCCTATTTATCGGCGAGGGCCCTGGTGAGCAGGAGGACCTGCAGGGGAAACCTTTTGTTGGGCGCAGCGGTCAGCTGCTGGACAAATATCTGGATGCCATTGATTTGGACCGGCATAAAAATATTTATATTGCCAATATAATAAAGTGCCGTCCACCAAAGAACCGTGACCCGCTGCCGGAGGAGCAGGAACAGTGCATTGGCTGGCTGCGGGAGCAGACACGCCTGCTGCGGCCGAAGATTATCGTTTGCCTGGGACGCATTGCCGCTATGCGGATTATGGACCCCAAAATAAAAATTACCCGACAGCACGGCCAGTGGATACAAAAAGGCGGCATTTGGATGATGGCCACGCTGCATCCGGCGGCACTGCTGCGTGACCCGCGCAAAAAAGAGGACGCCTTTTCGGATTTTCTCGGTCTGCGCGACAAAATAAAAGAACTGGGTCTGTCGCTGGAACTTTGA
- a CDS encoding iron-containing alcohol dehydrogenase: protein MRFTLPRDIYYGHGALEELKKLSGKKAAVVIGGGSMKRFGFLDRVLQNLKEADIETCLIEGVEPDPSVETVLRGVKTMQDFQPDWIVAMGGGSPIDAAKAMWVFYEYPETKFEDLLQPFSFPTLRRKAHFLAIPSTSGTATEVTAFSVITDYQKGIKYPLADFNITPDVAIIDPELAETMPPKLTAYTGMDALTHAVEAYVSTLHSPFTDPLALQAIQMVFEYLPSSCKGDKTAREQMHYAQCLAGMAFSNALLGIVHSMAHKTGAAYRNGHVVHGCANAMYLPKVIQYNAKVPEARERYATIARTAGLTGSGEGLVQALCRKIDSYNELLHIPHALKDYENGMVPEDEFQEKLHHVAELAISDACTGTNPRQPSQEDMEKLLTACYYGSPVDF from the coding sequence ATGCGTTTTACACTTCCCAGAGATATTTATTACGGCCATGGGGCGCTGGAGGAACTGAAGAAACTTTCCGGCAAAAAGGCCGCTGTTGTTATCGGGGGCGGCTCCATGAAGCGCTTCGGTTTTTTGGACCGCGTTTTGCAGAACCTGAAAGAAGCCGATATTGAAACGTGTTTAATTGAGGGCGTGGAGCCGGACCCGTCCGTGGAAACGGTGCTGCGCGGTGTGAAAACCATGCAGGACTTTCAGCCGGACTGGATTGTGGCAATGGGCGGCGGTTCCCCTATTGATGCGGCAAAGGCGATGTGGGTGTTTTATGAATATCCCGAAACAAAGTTTGAAGATTTATTGCAGCCGTTCAGCTTTCCGACTCTGCGCCGAAAGGCCCACTTTTTGGCGATTCCATCCACTTCCGGAACAGCTACTGAAGTGACCGCCTTTTCGGTTATTACCGATTATCAGAAGGGCATTAAATATCCGCTGGCAGATTTTAATATCACGCCGGATGTGGCAATTATTGACCCGGAGCTGGCGGAAACTATGCCGCCGAAGCTAACCGCTTATACAGGCATGGACGCACTGACACACGCAGTGGAAGCCTATGTTTCCACCCTGCATTCACCGTTTACGGACCCGCTGGCTTTACAGGCGATTCAAATGGTTTTTGAGTATTTGCCGTCCTCCTGCAAGGGTGACAAGACAGCTCGTGAGCAAATGCACTATGCACAGTGCCTTGCCGGCATGGCCTTTTCTAATGCTCTGCTGGGAATTGTCCACTCTATGGCGCATAAGACCGGCGCAGCCTATCGGAACGGCCATGTTGTGCACGGCTGTGCCAACGCCATGTACCTGCCGAAGGTGATTCAGTACAATGCAAAAGTGCCGGAAGCACGGGAACGCTATGCGACGATTGCCCGCACAGCGGGACTTACCGGCAGCGGAGAGGGCCTTGTGCAGGCACTGTGCAGAAAAATTGACAGTTATAATGAATTGCTGCACATTCCGCACGCCCTGAAAGACTATGAAAATGGCATGGTGCCGGAGGATGAGTTCCAGGAAAAGCTGCATCATGTGGCGGAGCTTGCCATCAGCGACGCCTGCACCGGCACCAATCCCCGCCAGCCAAGTCAGGAGGACATGGAAAAGCTATTGACAGCCTGCTATTATGGTTCGCCCGTCGATTTTTAA
- a CDS encoding RrF2 family transcriptional regulator, with amino-acid sequence MRISAKGRYAIAALLRMAQAGSDTIVNVTRLSADLGISHIYLEQVFSLLKRSQLVVSIKGAQGGYRLSCRPEQIRVLDILRATDSALFERPGKTLGPDAQDAEAALDLVAARLQKAVEEVLAGITLVDLQEEAARSQGNYMFFI; translated from the coding sequence ATGCGCATTTCTGCAAAAGGACGCTATGCCATTGCGGCGCTTCTGCGTATGGCACAGGCCGGAAGCGACACCATCGTAAATGTTACACGGTTGTCCGCAGACCTTGGAATTTCTCACATTTATTTGGAGCAGGTATTTTCACTTCTGAAGCGTTCTCAGCTGGTCGTTTCTATCAAAGGAGCGCAGGGCGGCTACCGCCTGAGCTGCCGGCCAGAGCAGATACGGGTGCTGGACATTCTGCGGGCAACGGACAGCGCCCTGTTTGAGCGGCCCGGAAAAACACTGGGGCCGGATGCACAGGACGCGGAAGCGGCGCTGGATTTGGTCGCTGCTCGTCTGCAAAAAGCAGTGGAAGAAGTGCTGGCTGGCATTACGCTTGTGGACCTGCAGGAAGAAGCGGCCCGCAGTCAAGGCAATTATATGTTTTTCATCTGA
- a CDS encoding MFS transporter translates to MEGGKPMQGSWRQTKRACYSGYLTQGIINSLTPLLFTVFQDSYHLNFAQLSQLIVLNFGTQLCMDIFSVFFVDRIGMRRCLTGSHLLAAGGLVLMGILPRVVSPFGGIAFSVVCCGMGSGLIEDLVSPILDSLPGEHKSSSMSMLHSFYCWGQVAVIAGTTLALHFLGSSQWYLLPICWAVIPAVNLIRFLRVPLAPALPPEEKTPISSLLHSRLYLLCLVLMLCAGAAELSMSQWSSLFAERGLGVPKMTGDLLGPCLFALLEGMGRLLYGLYGDKWNLHQVLLWCSVSCAGCYVLMALARLPLLSLMGCALCGFTVSLMWPGMYSLSSHSFPHGGTSMFGLLAVFGDIGCSAGPWLTGLFGSGEFGLRQGLLAATAFPAVMVVGMLCFCYKAVRQQEKTPNED, encoded by the coding sequence ATGGAAGGAGGGAAGCCTATGCAAGGGTCCTGGCGGCAAACAAAAAGGGCCTGTTACTCCGGGTATCTTACCCAGGGGATTATTAACAGCCTTACGCCGCTGCTTTTCACCGTGTTTCAAGACAGTTATCACCTGAATTTTGCGCAGCTTAGTCAGTTGATTGTTCTGAATTTTGGGACACAGCTATGTATGGATATTTTTTCTGTCTTTTTTGTCGACCGAATTGGTATGCGCCGCTGCCTGACGGGTTCGCACCTGCTGGCGGCGGGCGGTTTGGTCCTGATGGGTATTTTACCGCGTGTGGTTTCTCCGTTTGGCGGAATCGCCTTTTCTGTGGTCTGCTGCGGCATGGGCAGCGGCCTGATAGAGGACCTGGTCAGTCCGATTTTGGATTCGCTGCCAGGTGAGCACAAGTCTTCCTCTATGAGTATGCTGCATTCTTTTTACTGTTGGGGGCAGGTCGCAGTGATTGCCGGTACGACACTGGCACTGCATTTTCTGGGAAGCAGCCAGTGGTACCTGCTGCCCATCTGTTGGGCAGTGATTCCAGCGGTCAATTTGATTCGCTTTCTGCGGGTGCCGCTGGCACCGGCACTTCCGCCGGAAGAGAAAACGCCCATCAGCAGTCTGCTGCATTCCCGGCTGTACCTATTGTGTTTGGTGCTGATGCTGTGTGCCGGCGCGGCGGAACTTTCTATGAGCCAGTGGTCTTCTCTGTTCGCTGAGCGTGGGCTTGGTGTGCCAAAAATGACAGGCGACCTGCTTGGGCCCTGCCTGTTTGCCCTGCTGGAGGGAATGGGACGTCTGCTGTATGGCCTGTACGGGGATAAATGGAACCTGCATCAGGTGCTGCTGTGGTGTAGTGTTTCCTGTGCTGGCTGTTATGTGTTGATGGCGCTGGCACGGCTGCCGCTGCTGTCACTGATGGGCTGTGCGCTGTGCGGCTTTACTGTGTCACTAATGTGGCCGGGAATGTATTCACTTTCTTCTCATTCGTTTCCGCACGGCGGAACTTCTATGTTCGGACTTTTGGCGGTATTCGGCGATATTGGCTGTTCCGCGGGCCCATGGCTGACCGGCCTGTTTGGTTCCGGTGAGTTTGGCCTGCGGCAGGGCCTGCTTGCTGCGACGGCTTTTCCGGCTGTCATGGTGGTAGGAATGCTTTGCTTTTGTTATAAAGCCGTACGCCAGCAGGAGAAAACGCCGAATGAAGATTGA
- the larC gene encoding nickel pincer cofactor biosynthesis protein LarC translates to MKTLYLECTMGAAGDMLVASLLELLPEPRKFLDKMNSLRLPGVHVEAVPAEKCGITGTHMRVTIHGEEEKTEDVPAGSTPATHCSQEEHHHHTRLQEIQEMINGLNLPAAVKKDVLAVYDLLAEAESHAHGQPVSEIHFHEVGMMDAVADITGVCLLMHMLAPDHVTASPVHVGSGEVHCAHGILPVPAPATAFLLRGIPIYGGSVQGELCTPTGAALLKYFVNDFGDMPVMQVSKIGCGMGTKDFSQANCVRAMLGEAADSKEEVLELRCNLDDMTPEALGFAQERLLAGGALDVYTTAIGMKKNRSAVLLTCLCRPEMRSEMIHLLFEYTTTLGVRETLCRRCTLSRTERAANTVYGPVHVKAATGWGVHRQKVEYEDLARIAREHGCSLTEASKLVQNNLE, encoded by the coding sequence ATGAAAACACTGTATTTGGAGTGCACAATGGGTGCGGCGGGAGATATGCTTGTGGCTTCTTTGCTGGAACTGCTGCCGGAGCCGCGGAAGTTTCTGGACAAGATGAACAGCCTGCGGCTGCCCGGTGTACATGTGGAAGCTGTTCCAGCCGAAAAGTGCGGGATTACCGGCACTCATATGCGGGTAACCATTCATGGTGAAGAGGAAAAAACAGAAGATGTTCCGGCAGGCAGTACACCGGCCACACACTGCTCACAGGAAGAACATCATCATCATACCAGGCTGCAGGAAATTCAGGAAATGATAAATGGGCTGAACCTGCCGGCGGCGGTTAAAAAAGACGTGCTGGCAGTATATGACCTGCTGGCAGAGGCGGAAAGCCATGCGCATGGTCAGCCGGTTAGTGAGATCCATTTCCATGAGGTTGGCATGATGGACGCGGTAGCGGACATTACAGGCGTCTGTCTGCTGATGCATATGCTGGCGCCGGACCATGTTACAGCGTCACCAGTGCACGTTGGCAGTGGGGAGGTACACTGTGCACACGGCATTCTGCCGGTCCCGGCACCGGCAACCGCGTTTTTGCTGCGTGGCATTCCGATATACGGAGGCAGTGTACAAGGGGAACTGTGTACTCCAACTGGAGCAGCCCTGCTGAAATACTTCGTCAACGATTTTGGCGATATGCCAGTTATGCAGGTCAGTAAAATTGGCTGCGGCATGGGCACAAAAGACTTTTCACAGGCAAACTGTGTGCGTGCCATGCTGGGTGAAGCGGCGGACAGCAAGGAAGAAGTGCTGGAGCTTCGCTGCAATTTAGATGATATGACACCGGAAGCACTCGGTTTTGCCCAGGAACGTCTGCTGGCAGGCGGTGCGCTTGACGTCTATACAACAGCCATCGGAATGAAGAAAAACCGCTCTGCGGTGCTGCTGACCTGCCTGTGCCGTCCGGAAATGCGCAGCGAAATGATACATTTGCTGTTTGAATATACGACAACGCTGGGGGTGAGGGAAACACTGTGCCGCCGCTGTACGCTGTCTCGTACGGAGCGGGCCGCCAATACTGTGTATGGTCCTGTGCACGTGAAAGCGGCAACGGGCTGGGGCGTCCATCGCCAAAAAGTAGAGTACGAGGATTTGGCACGCATTGCGCGGGAACATGGCTGTTCCCTGACCGAGGCAAGCAAGCTGGTACAAAACAATTTGGAATAA
- the larB gene encoding nickel pincer cofactor biosynthesis protein LarB, with amino-acid sequence MSVDEAMLQLKMEPFEDLGFAKLDHHRGLRQGIAEVIYGAGKTTEQIAGISEAMLKAGQKNILITRLDKEKAEILSQTLPLHYDEMSRIGYLGELPEPDGTGTVLVATGGTSDMPVAEEAALTAEVLGNHVDRLYDVGVAGLHRLLAHLDEIMSAYVIVAVAGMEGALASVIGGLADCPVIAVPTSVGYGASFGGLSALLSMLNSCASGVSVVNIDNGFGAGYLASMINHMGGHK; translated from the coding sequence ATGAGTGTGGATGAAGCCATGCTGCAGTTGAAAATGGAACCGTTTGAGGACTTGGGATTTGCCAAGTTGGACCATCACCGCGGTCTGCGGCAGGGAATCGCAGAAGTCATTTACGGGGCCGGAAAGACAACGGAGCAGATTGCCGGCATTTCTGAGGCAATGCTGAAAGCGGGGCAGAAAAACATTCTGATTACCCGCCTAGACAAAGAAAAAGCGGAAATTTTAAGCCAGACGCTTCCTCTGCATTATGACGAAATGAGCCGTATCGGCTACCTTGGGGAACTACCGGAACCAGACGGAACGGGCACCGTGCTTGTGGCAACTGGTGGGACCAGCGATATGCCGGTTGCAGAAGAAGCGGCTCTGACAGCTGAGGTCCTTGGAAACCATGTTGACCGTTTATATGATGTCGGCGTTGCCGGACTGCACAGACTGCTGGCACATTTGGATGAAATTATGAGCGCGTATGTCATTGTCGCTGTTGCCGGTATGGAGGGGGCACTGGCAAGCGTGATTGGCGGTCTTGCGGATTGCCCAGTTATTGCCGTGCCTACCAGTGTTGGCTACGGGGCGTCTTTTGGCGGACTTTCTGCACTGCTGTCTATGCTGAACTCCTGTGCAAGCGGTGTCAGTGTTGTCAATATTGACAACGGTTTTGGTGCAGGCTATCTTGCCAGTATGATAAATCATATGGGAGGACACAAATGA
- the larE gene encoding ATP-dependent sacrificial sulfur transferase LarE, protein MIDEQTKTEQDGSRKLQQFFKEHPKCALAYSGGTDSSYLLYAAVQAGAEVHPYFIKTAFQPQFEVDDAERLAQQLNVPLTVLHLDLLSRSEVTDNPKNRCYYCKKSLFTVLKERAKADGCPLLIDGTNASDQVADRPGMKALQELSVCSPLRACGLTKPEIRELSREAGLFTWNKPAYACMATRFPAGRQITAELLRRVEGAENALFKLGFTDFRVRLYADAARLQFPQDQMTRAVQKRADIRRQLNPYFQTVLLDLAGR, encoded by the coding sequence ATGATTGACGAGCAAACAAAGACGGAACAAGACGGAAGCAGGAAACTGCAGCAGTTCTTCAAGGAACATCCCAAGTGCGCGCTGGCCTATTCCGGGGGAACCGATTCTTCCTATCTGCTGTACGCGGCCGTGCAGGCGGGTGCGGAAGTACACCCATATTTTATAAAAACGGCATTTCAGCCCCAGTTTGAGGTGGACGATGCTGAGCGGCTGGCACAGCAGCTGAACGTACCGCTTACGGTGCTGCATTTGGACCTGCTTTCCCGGTCGGAGGTAACGGACAATCCGAAGAACCGCTGTTATTACTGTAAGAAGTCTTTGTTTACAGTGCTGAAAGAGCGGGCAAAAGCGGACGGCTGCCCGCTGCTGATAGACGGCACAAACGCTTCGGATCAGGTAGCGGACCGTCCGGGCATGAAGGCACTGCAGGAACTTTCCGTTTGTTCCCCGCTGCGGGCGTGTGGACTGACGAAGCCGGAGATTCGGGAGCTTTCTAGGGAAGCGGGACTTTTCACTTGGAACAAGCCGGCATATGCATGCATGGCAACTCGCTTTCCGGCCGGCCGGCAGATTACAGCCGAACTGCTGCGGCGCGTGGAGGGGGCTGAAAATGCGCTGTTTAAACTTGGCTTTACAGATTTTCGTGTCCGTCTGTATGCGGACGCTGCCCGCCTGCAGTTCCCGCAGGACCAGATGACGCGTGCGGTACAGAAGCGAGCGGATATTCGCCGGCAGCTGAATCCATATTTTCAGACTGTCCTGCTGGACCTCGCGGGAAGGTGA
- the hydE gene encoding [FeFe] hydrogenase H-cluster radical SAM maturase HydE — protein MTNRERIDNLNQKKALPRTAWVTLLSTFTAEDQEYARTLAQTLAVQKFGKQIFYRGIIEFTNICKNDCIYCGIRRSNTAVSRYRLTKEDILACCAAGYEYGYRTFVLQGGEDVYFNDDRMTDIVSSIHSAYPDCAITLSLGERSRESYQKLFDAGADRYLLRHETANKAHYGKLHPAQMSFDHRMQCLRELKEIGYQTGCGMMIGSPYQTAEDLAEDMAFLYDFQPEMVGMGPFIPHKDTPFRDYPAGRLDLCLFLLSLTRLMLPDVLLPATTALGTIHPQGRELGILSGANVIMPNLSPTSVRKQYMLYNNKICTDEGSGQCRFCLGRRFSSIGYQTVVSRGDYQKQ, from the coding sequence ATGACAAATCGGGAGCGAATTGATAATCTAAACCAAAAAAAAGCACTGCCGCGGACAGCATGGGTCACACTTCTGTCCACCTTTACGGCGGAAGACCAGGAATATGCGCGCACGCTTGCCCAGACACTTGCCGTCCAAAAATTTGGGAAACAGATTTTTTACCGCGGCATTATCGAATTCACAAATATCTGTAAAAATGACTGCATTTACTGTGGCATCCGGCGCTCCAACACGGCCGTTTCCCGCTACCGCCTGACCAAAGAGGACATTCTCGCCTGCTGTGCGGCGGGGTACGAATATGGGTACCGCACCTTTGTCCTGCAGGGCGGCGAGGACGTCTACTTTAATGACGACCGTATGACAGATATTGTCAGCAGCATTCATAGTGCTTACCCTGACTGTGCCATTACGCTTTCGCTGGGAGAACGCAGCCGTGAAAGCTACCAGAAGCTTTTTGACGCGGGTGCCGACCGCTATCTGCTGCGCCATGAAACGGCCAATAAAGCCCACTACGGCAAGCTGCACCCTGCACAGATGTCCTTTGACCACCGAATGCAGTGCCTGCGGGAACTCAAAGAAATTGGCTACCAAACCGGCTGCGGCATGATGATTGGCTCTCCATACCAAACTGCAGAAGACCTTGCGGAGGATATGGCATTTCTTTATGACTTTCAGCCGGAAATGGTGGGTATGGGACCGTTCATTCCTCACAAGGACACGCCGTTCCGTGACTATCCGGCGGGCCGGCTGGACTTGTGCCTGTTTTTGCTGAGCCTTACTCGTCTGATGCTGCCGGACGTCCTGCTGCCCGCCACAACAGCGCTTGGCACCATTCACCCACAGGGTCGAGAACTTGGCATTCTCTCCGGTGCCAACGTCATTATGCCGAACCTCTCTCCCACTTCTGTGCGGAAGCAATATATGCTTTACAACAATAAAATCTGTACCGATGAGGGCAGCGGACAGTGCCGTTTCTGCCTTGGCAGACGGTTTTCATCCATCGGTTATCAAACTGTTGTTTCCCGCGGCGATTATCAAAAGCAATAA